One genomic window of Angustibacter sp. Root456 includes the following:
- a CDS encoding MFS transporter has translation MRELLRDPRFRAFWLSQATSVVGNGITLVAVAALVIPARGGEVYGLVLAAESATMAVLLLGSGVLVDRYSRTAVMALADVSRGAGVVGLLLLARSGPLPLLLLASALVGAGVALHQPAHRAALPQLVGADDLRRANALDTATMRLGLGAGTALGGVLVAVWDARHAILVDLGTFVASLLTLLWLRLPPVSERTPGGGLRRVLHEARDGVTEVRRRPWAAVVMLQGTLQVLCLFAPAFALIPVVALDRYGSSAYGWFMTSGFVGSVIGSALVARTSPRRPGLSAMNALAPCCLLPLVLVVDLPLIAFCAVNLVSWVGIGWFSVLWFSALQTEFPPAVQGRVFSLESLATFGLEPIALAVTPAVAAAVGVGPLAVVAAAVMLISTYAVFLVPGVTTFGSAGAASPEPAPAPA, from the coding sequence GTGCGTGAGCTGCTGCGAGACCCTCGCTTCCGGGCGTTCTGGCTGAGCCAGGCCACCAGCGTGGTCGGCAACGGCATCACCCTCGTTGCCGTCGCAGCCCTCGTCATCCCGGCGCGCGGAGGCGAGGTCTACGGCCTGGTGCTGGCAGCCGAGTCGGCGACCATGGCCGTGCTCCTGCTGGGCAGCGGGGTGCTCGTCGACCGTTACTCACGCACCGCGGTCATGGCCCTCGCCGACGTGTCGCGCGGTGCCGGCGTCGTCGGCCTACTGCTGCTCGCGCGCTCCGGCCCGCTGCCCCTGCTGCTGCTCGCGAGCGCACTGGTCGGTGCGGGGGTCGCCCTGCACCAGCCCGCCCACCGCGCCGCCCTCCCACAGCTCGTCGGCGCCGACGACCTGCGCCGCGCCAACGCGCTCGACACCGCCACGATGCGCCTCGGCTTGGGAGCCGGTACGGCGCTCGGTGGCGTCCTCGTCGCCGTGTGGGATGCGCGCCACGCGATCCTCGTCGACCTGGGCACCTTCGTGGCCAGTCTCCTCACCCTGCTGTGGCTGCGTCTGCCGCCGGTGAGCGAGCGGACGCCGGGCGGCGGGCTGCGCCGGGTGCTGCACGAGGCACGTGACGGCGTCACCGAGGTGCGACGTCGCCCCTGGGCCGCGGTGGTGATGCTGCAGGGCACCCTGCAGGTGCTGTGCCTGTTCGCACCCGCCTTCGCGCTGATCCCCGTGGTGGCCCTGGACCGCTACGGCAGCAGCGCCTACGGCTGGTTCATGACGTCGGGCTTCGTGGGCAGCGTGATCGGCTCGGCCCTCGTCGCCCGCACGTCGCCCCGCCGCCCCGGCCTGTCGGCCATGAACGCGCTCGCGCCCTGCTGCTTGCTGCCCCTCGTGCTGGTCGTCGACCTGCCGCTGATCGCCTTCTGTGCGGTGAACCTCGTGAGCTGGGTGGGGATCGGCTGGTTCTCGGTGCTGTGGTTCAGCGCCCTGCAGACCGAGTTCCCGCCCGCCGTCCAGGGGCGCGTGTTCAGCCTCGAGAGCCTCGCCACCTTCGGCCTGGAGCCCATCGCGCTCGCGGTGACACCCGCCGTCGCGGCGGCCGTGGGCGTCGGCCCGCTCGCCGTCGTGGCTGCTGCGGTGATGCTCATCAGCACCTACGCGGTGTTCCTCGTGCCCGGCGTCACGACGTTCGGCTCGGCGGGGGCGGCTTCACCTGAGCCGGCTCCCGCTCCTGCGTGA
- a CDS encoding NAD(P)H-quinone oxidoreductase: protein MRAITTDGAGGVEVLTVSEVADAVAGPGEVLVRVAASGVNRADLMQRMGHYPPPPGASEYLGLEVSGTVEALGEGVDGWAVGDEVCALLSGGGYAELVAVPAGQLLPVPSGVSLVDAAALPEVTCTVWSNVFMTAHLMPGELLLVHGGSSGIGTMAIQLASQVGARVAVTAGSAEKLERCRELGAEVLVNYRDDDFVERVRAATHGRGADVVLDNMGAKYLARNVEVLAPNGRLVVIGLQGGRKAELDLGALLSKRAAVVATSLRARPVAEKAAIVAAVREHVWPLVDAGAVRPVVHERLPLEQAADAHRLLEDSTHVGKVLLTP, encoded by the coding sequence ATGCGAGCGATCACGACGGACGGCGCGGGTGGCGTCGAGGTGCTGACGGTGAGCGAGGTGGCAGACGCCGTCGCTGGGCCGGGCGAGGTGCTGGTGCGCGTGGCGGCGTCCGGCGTCAACCGGGCCGACCTCATGCAGCGGATGGGGCACTACCCGCCACCGCCCGGCGCCTCGGAGTACCTCGGGCTGGAGGTGAGCGGCACCGTCGAGGCGCTGGGCGAGGGCGTCGACGGGTGGGCCGTCGGAGACGAGGTGTGCGCGCTGCTCTCGGGCGGTGGGTACGCCGAGCTCGTCGCGGTGCCCGCCGGCCAGCTGCTGCCCGTGCCGTCCGGCGTCTCGCTCGTCGACGCGGCCGCCCTGCCCGAGGTGACCTGCACCGTGTGGAGCAACGTCTTCATGACAGCGCACCTCATGCCGGGTGAGCTGCTGCTCGTGCACGGCGGGTCGAGCGGTATCGGCACGATGGCGATCCAGCTGGCGTCGCAGGTGGGAGCGCGCGTGGCGGTGACGGCGGGGTCGGCCGAGAAGCTCGAGCGCTGCCGCGAGCTGGGCGCCGAGGTGCTGGTGAACTACCGCGACGACGACTTCGTCGAGCGCGTGCGGGCGGCCACCCACGGGCGCGGCGCCGACGTCGTGCTCGACAACATGGGGGCCAAGTACCTGGCCCGCAACGTCGAGGTGCTGGCCCCCAACGGCCGCCTGGTCGTGATCGGGCTGCAAGGCGGACGCAAGGCCGAGCTCGACCTGGGCGCCCTGCTGAGCAAGCGGGCCGCCGTCGTCGCGACGTCCCTGCGCGCGCGGCCGGTGGCGGAGAAGGCGGCGATCGTGGCGGCAGTGCGCGAGCACGTGTGGCCGCTGGTGGATGCCGGAGCGGTGCGGCCCGTCGTCCACGAGCGCCTCCCGCTCGAGCAGGCCGCCGACGCGCACCGGCTGCTCGAGGACTCCACCCACGTGGGCAAGGTGCTCCTCACCCCCTGA
- a CDS encoding PadR family transcriptional regulator → MSIRQGLLALLAQQPMFGAQLRAEFEARTGGTWPLNVGQVYSTLSRLERDGLVEAAGGPDEDGRIAYRLTDQGQQVVGRWWLTPVDRTDHPRDELTIKLALAVTVPGVDVPAVVQAQRTQTLRSLRDLTRLKQRATDADDLAWLLVLDNLVFAAEAEVRWLDHVEARLLRRARDPRPAAPASDAVDATEQVRR, encoded by the coding sequence ATGTCGATCAGGCAGGGACTGCTCGCGCTGCTGGCGCAGCAGCCGATGTTCGGTGCGCAGCTGCGCGCCGAGTTCGAGGCTCGCACGGGCGGCACCTGGCCGCTCAACGTCGGCCAGGTCTACTCCACGCTCAGCCGGCTGGAGCGCGACGGGCTCGTCGAGGCCGCAGGGGGGCCGGACGAGGACGGACGCATCGCCTACCGGCTCACCGACCAGGGCCAGCAGGTGGTCGGCCGGTGGTGGCTCACGCCGGTCGACCGCACCGACCACCCCCGGGATGAGCTCACCATCAAGCTGGCCCTCGCCGTCACGGTGCCCGGCGTCGACGTCCCCGCGGTCGTGCAGGCTCAGCGCACCCAGACCCTGCGCTCGCTGCGCGACCTCACCCGCCTGAAGCAGCGAGCGACCGACGCCGACGACCTCGCGTGGCTGCTCGTCCTCGACAACCTCGTCTTCGCGGCCGAGGCCGAGGTGCGCTGGCTCGACCACGTCGAGGCGCGCCTGCTGCGCAGGGCCAGGGACCCGCGCCCTGCGGCGCCGGCGAGCGATGCGGTCGACGCCACCGAGCAGGTGCGGCGATGA
- a CDS encoding ABC transporter ATP-binding protein, translated as MTAPAQTTRPAQDVATAVLELRDVSRVHGSGDTAVHALRSVSLTVRPGELVAVMGPSGSGKSTLLTLAGGLDSPTSGEVLVEQQALSQLKPTGLAALRRRSLGYVFQDLNLIPALTAVENVMLPLELDGVRTGAARRQAQAALEEVGIAELADRFPDEMSGGQQQRTAIARALVGDRRLVLADEPTGALDSETGEAVLRVLRARVDAGAAGLLVTHEARHAAWADRVVFLRDGVVVDTTGDPAEPEHLLDDGHRA; from the coding sequence ATGACCGCCCCGGCGCAGACCACGCGCCCTGCGCAGGACGTCGCCACCGCCGTCCTGGAGCTGCGCGACGTCAGCCGCGTCCACGGCTCGGGCGACACCGCGGTGCACGCCCTGCGCTCGGTGAGCCTCACCGTGCGCCCAGGTGAGCTCGTCGCGGTGATGGGCCCGAGCGGCTCGGGCAAGTCCACGCTGCTGACCCTCGCAGGCGGTCTCGACAGCCCGACGTCCGGCGAGGTGCTCGTCGAGCAGCAGGCCCTCTCGCAGCTCAAGCCCACGGGCCTGGCGGCGCTGCGCCGCCGGTCGCTCGGCTACGTGTTCCAGGACCTCAACCTCATCCCGGCCCTCACCGCCGTCGAGAACGTCATGCTGCCGCTCGAGCTCGACGGCGTGCGCACCGGTGCCGCGCGCCGCCAGGCGCAGGCCGCGCTCGAGGAGGTGGGCATCGCCGAGCTCGCCGACCGCTTCCCCGACGAGATGTCGGGCGGCCAGCAGCAGCGGACGGCGATCGCCCGCGCCCTGGTCGGCGACCGCCGTCTGGTGCTCGCCGACGAGCCCACCGGGGCCCTGGACTCCGAGACCGGCGAGGCCGTGCTGCGCGTGCTGCGCGCCCGGGTGGACGCCGGAGCCGCCGGACTGCTGGTGACCCACGAGGCCCGGCACGCCGCGTGGGCCGACCGAGTCGTGTTCCTGCGCGACGGGGTGGTCGTCGACACCACGGGCGACCCGGCCGAGCCCGAGCACCTGCTCGACGACGGACACCGGGCGTGA